Proteins co-encoded in one Schistocerca cancellata isolate TAMUIC-IGC-003103 chromosome 5, iqSchCanc2.1, whole genome shotgun sequence genomic window:
- the LOC126188032 gene encoding polyadenylate-binding protein-interacting protein 2: MIMKIPTNNGFYGYDSSVSYLSDGSDIGNVEDMESPSHDGDFSEYLWMENEEEFDKQVMQQLEEEELMEQCIEAMLEDEREIRNIRNQMASTNGGSSDATAPPRQAWSTNDDVTNHISQSLEGLSVQDDLAKQSTLNPNAAEFVPQQKASESSGSGNVDRSTTS, from the exons ATGATAATGAAGATTCCAACAAACAATGGATTCTACGGATATGATTCCTCAGTGTCATATTTGTCCGATGGCTCAGACATCGGAAATGTAGAAGACATGGAATCGCCATCTCATGATGGAGATTTTTCTGAATACCTTTGGATGGAAAATGAGGAAGAGTTTGATAAACAA GTTATGCAGCAACTGGAGGAAGAAGAGCTAATGGAACAATGTATTGAGGCAATGCTAGAAGATGAACGAGAAATAAGAAACATCCGTAATCAGATGGCATCTACCAATGGAGGCTCAAGTGATGCAACTGCACCACCTCGACAAGCCTGGAGCACTAATGATGA TGTAACAAACCACATTTCTCAATCACTGGAGGGTCTGAGTGTTCAAGATGATTTGGCCAAACAG AGCACACTCAACCCCAATGCGGCAGAGTTTGTTCCACAGCAGAAAGCATCAGAGAGCAGCGGGTCAGGAAATGTGGATCGCTCGACGACATCTTAG